GCATTTGTAAGTATATTTCTGCATGTTGCACATTTGAAAGGAgaaatattttatttgaacTCTGGAGTATgtgtcttttaatttctcatttGGTATTTCATCAATTGTTGAGACTGCAATCTATGGTGTAGATATTGATAATATATTGTTATAGTTAAGCTTTTGTTATTAGGATTGTATGCTTATTTGGGTACTAAATCATATAGTATTGACTAGAGGTTTTCATATTGCAGACGTTCTAATGTTTGATACTTGTATTCTATTGTGAGACTCTATGTGCAATAATATTATACACCTGTACTTCTGAACTTCAAATTGTGTTGTGCTGTTATTgaccaaattagatgaaagaaaaatattaaccGTGTTATTAACTATGTTTTTGCAGCTCCCATTTCTCTGTGGGCTTCCCTTTCTTGAAAGAAGAGCTTCTGAAGCTGCCCACTTTATTGTGGGGAGATCTGGGAAGCATCTCTTCCTGACAGACAAAGACGATGGCAGACCGCCCCTTCTTCTTCGAATGGTTAATGATTCTGATGACCTGAAATTCATGTTAGTATTAGTACCGCCACATTACCATTATCCTCATATACATTGATTGCAGATGCTAACCATTCTTCTTTTTGGCCTTTACAGATCATCATTACGTGCATTTAAACGTCGTGTGGCATATGCTAATGCAAATTTTGATCGTATCCTTACATTGGGTTTATCTTGCTTTTAATACATTGTAatctcttatatatttgtatacatATTTATTGGTTTAATACCATGAAAATCTTGATTTTTCTCACATATTTTTAAGATATGGTTGGGTGGAGAACATCATCGATTCGACGTCAACATGAACTTCCAAAGGTATAACTTTCATTTAACACTTCATaagattttgttttcaacATTCTTTTCTTAAACAGTTCCTAAGTCTGAttctctgattttttttttctttttttctttttcagtcCAATCTACTTGTAATTGATGAGAAATATCCACATATTGTACATGTGAAGCAAGAAACTTTTGACGATATTCATAATAATGCATTGTCAGCTGCTGAGGAGCAAAATATCGACTTGGAAGGTTTGTTAACTTTTTCATTGCCGAGTTGTGTATAATTTGGATCCGATTTGATGATGGTATGGGCACTGAGTTTATCCcatgtttatgtttttcaTGCAAATATGAAAAGGTCATCAATTTTCACTTTGTGTGGTTCAACGGTTTCGAAGTTGTCTTTGTTGTCGTTTTGTCATTATTATGAAATAGCAAAGCAGTTATCATACATATAAGACAGTTGTGGTGCTTTATTTTCTGTGTTTGACTGTCACATGCTTTGACATACTcacaattgaaatagcaaAGCAGTTTTCATGCAAACTTTGACATACTCACATACTTCTTTACTTAAGCTCCTTATTTATATGTGGCACACGCTATCCTTTTAGTGGAAAGTTCATGATAAAAGAAATTGTTCCTATTTCGTGTTCTCTCTTAAACTGGTTTGCAATTTTTAGAAAGTTTCTTAAATTTGGAGTTGAAATGAAGGGAAAGGAATTGGATATTGTGCTTGTATGTGCTCGAAGCAATCCTCATTCTTTATCCCTCAAGTCGTGTTGTGTTCATAATTTCAAATACTAAAATTCCTTTTTAATGTACTTTTACTTGGCATCTTTCCTCGACTGTCTACAGAGAAGATGATCAGAGGCCTCACTCAAATACCATGGGAACGTGTAGATGTCAGCTTTCAAAAGAGCCGACAAAGATTAATTGCTCATAATACTATTCAGGCAAGTttgattatattgttttttttttgaattatttATTGGTAATTTATATGATCTGTATCAAActaaaaaatttattaatacCACCTGAAACTTGGCCTTGACTCAGTTTGActggtcttttttttttttttaaataacaaTTTTGGTTGTCAAATCTATGATATCTTCtgttaaaaacttaaaattaaaCTTGCCATTGAAGATCTGGATGCTTTTAAGGACAGTGCCTATCTTATATGGGCCTTCATTGAAACACTCAAGGACCATATAACAGTGCAAAAATGGAAACACCAATCCTAGTCTTTATGGTAGGCAGACcctttttcttgtttacatGTCATTTGCTTGTCATCATCATTGACAATATTATCCAATTTTTAGTAGCAAAATGAACGACATGCGGGTGTTGATTTGAGTCAAATGACATAGGGACCCTTTTGAAAGCTGAGTCAGTTCATAAAATGTGCCTAAATGACCCGCGTTTATTATTTCACGTCAATAAAAATTTGTCACTGAACATCTATATGCTAGAAGGTCCAGATTCTGCTCTTCTTTCTAAAGATAAGTTTATTATAACTTTAAGCTGATCTGTGGGCAGATTACTACAAGAATGTTATATCTAGATTTTAAGATCGTTTCTGACCTTGAGGTCTAAAATTTGCAGTTCACTGAACAATAGAAATAGTGATGGAAAGAAACTTCAGTGTTGCATAATTGTTTTCTCATATACATTACTCTTTCATTCATACAGGTCAAAAGGTATTGGTTGAATTCTGATGGTGCTGATGTGGTATTCCATATCATAGATTACTtccttctgtaagggtttttgtaagttttattttcatagAAATAGGTGATTGGAGCTATGGATTCGACTGTTCTCAACATTTTTGAAGTTTAAAATGTACATTATATGGACGATGTTATGATGTCAAATGTAAATTCATTCATTACTATTGCAAGCCATCTCCCAGTTGATAGTCTCTGCATATATGCTTTTTATTTTGTATCGAACCCCATCTGTTTAGTTCTGTAAATAATTTACATAATGGAGTAGATTTATCTGAGTTTGTGTTGGAGATCAGTTCTTGTAGGCTTAGGTTTTAAGGTACGACTGTGAAGCCGAAGGGATAACGGTTGTTATTCTGAATGAGTTGTGTAGGGGTGTAGTGGACAACAACAAAGGCTCGGTGGTCTTTGCTTGAGGATTGAAACTATGCCCAAACTTTAAGCTATTGAGGTGACTGTTTATAGAaaaatatgtatatttatCTTTGAAAGCTTAGCGAAGAAATTTTCTTGGTATGTACTGTACAATGAGAATTGCAGAGATGGATGAAAAAAACTTGTGCAAGtaagttttatatatatatttatgtagCTACAACCAGTCTTTCCACTTGAGAACCAAATTTCCTCGAGGAGGTAGGAGATTCTGAAATGTGGTTCAGGGATTTGAGCGAAACATGATAGACAAAACTTGCTCAATAACTATAAGCTATTGTATTGGTGGATTGGAAAAACATTTTCTTGCTTCGTGTCGGGAGTCAAAAGATAGAATTCCTATCAAATTTACGGTGGTGAAAATACAACCCTATCTTTGGGTAACTATTCTTATGAGTAAAAAAAATGGAACATGTAAAAATCAGCATTCAGCAAACTCTGCAGCACAAAAAacattcttcctcttctttcgACCAGCAAGCATGCCTTACGTGCTTGATAATATTTACTTTTCTACGTATACATTGTCCTGCATAATCCATCGGGGACTTGGCCGATGCAAATTCACTTTTCCATGCATGCATTGTCCTTCAGAATCCATCAAGGACTTGGCCGATGGAAGAAGCTGATCAAGAATATGAATAACCACGATAGTCATCGATCTTGGATTTATTCTCCTGGGACTTGCGTATAGTAATTGAAACATAACTAGTCAGCCATTTGCAGAAATAGATGATATATACTGACACTGATCATTGTAAAAGTTCACTCTTGTTTACCCCTTTGCTTTCTTGAATACTTTTGCTTTCAATGTGGTCTACAACAGACGCTTGTATTTGTGAAGAATCACCTGATTCCTCTGTCAGCTGACTTGTAAGACTCTTACAGAACTGATCATTTTCAACACAATGGTATTCAGTTAGTCAGCAAATCAGCAAATGTGATTATACATGCATAATTTTTCAAGGTCACTGATTACATACTTTGTTGTATACTCCAAGCTCTCCTGCAGATCTGGATATTTCTACAACACAATGTGTGGGAGCTACTTCGATTACCTGCAAATTTTCGCTGTGTAGGTGAGGGATTGAGCAAATAAAATCATTCACCCGGAATTCAGATAAGTGTATGAAGGTTATAAAATTAAGGATAAATAAGATCTTTGACATTTGCTTTTGTAAACGTCATAAAAAATACATATGATGACGTTTTTAGCCAAAAGGTCATAGATTTTCTGTCATGAAAGGCTATATTTGTAGAAGTGAATTAGTTACCTCAGCCGACATATCGACATATGATCTACAACATCTGGTCATTCCTTGTTTTGCAAGCATTTTGATCTGATGAAACCAAAAAAGCATTTAGCTTAAAGGAATTATTGAATATAGATAGAAACATATAAATGAAGCGAAGCAAGAACTAAATCTGAAGTGTCTGTACCTTGAAGTTGTTTGTTCTTGCTACTGAAAGACTCGCATCCATTGCAGCAGCTTCTACTTTCTTAATTGTTTCATTGATTGTGTGTTGGGATCCAAACCTTATTTTTTGCTTCTTGTCACCCTGAATCAAGGTTAAAGTTCACCAGCCATTATTCACTGTAAGCAGATAAAGCTGGGTGAAAAGTATCGCAAACTTCTTAGTTATAAACTTGCCTGTTCCTCGAAAAGACCTGATAAATCCAGGTCATTTGACATGGCTATCAATTGAAAAGCATTTATAAAACTTGATGATATGGGCAATTTTGTCTCCATGACATTTTCCTGTAATAAGAGAGAATAACAATGATTATGAAATACATATATGAGTCAGTTTTTACCCTATTTTGGATGATAATTTGCTTTGACGTTTCACCTCAATTGAATCAAATGCAGAATTAACATCATCTAAGTAGATTTTCTCGTCACTATCATTTCCACATGTAGGCACGTAATCCTTTTGGAACCATTCATTTTCGATAATTTCTGGTATCGTCAGTCGCTGCAGTGAAAACAATGTATTCATGAGACCGAAAGTTTTATCATTTTACGGGAGAAgtgatacatatttgtatgAAAATATGTGTTAGGAATTTAGAAGATAGATCGAGTGCATGTTTGAGCTATACCGTTTTGGGATTTGGATCAAATATTCCTGAGATAAGCTTCTTTTGGCATTCTGTAAACCATTGTGGAAATGTGTATTCTGCTCTGGATATCTATATACACATGAGCAAGAGTTTATAGATACATAAATTTACGGCAATCAAAATAATTGAATTGCTAATTACGTATAGTGATTTTAGTTATACCTTTTTGTACAAATTGATCAAGCTAGAGTCGTCAAATGGAAGACGACCGGCAAGTATTTCAAAAAGAATCACTCCACAAGACCAAACATCTGCAGCTGCTCCATCATAGGCTTCATTTACAAGTAGCTGTTGAAAATTACGTGAAAGCATCAATAGTTGGATCCGAAGAAATTTAGGTAAAGTTTGTACCATGCTCGGCCATTTTAAGTTGACATTTTTTCTTCCTCTGTACATAGAAAATAACTCAATAAACTTAACTTGAGAAGCAACATACCTCAGGAGCTACATAGCT
This is a stretch of genomic DNA from Argentina anserina chromosome 4, drPotAnse1.1, whole genome shotgun sequence. It encodes these proteins:
- the LOC126792653 gene encoding CBL-interacting serine/threonine-protein kinase 21 isoform X1: MGFANSVGKYQLGRTIGEGTFAKVKLAFDSTNGKYVAIKILDKHMVMETKLMNQVQREIRTMKLLNHSNIVRIHEVIGTKTKIYIAMEYVSGGQLSDKLLYAKTLSEGEARKLFQQLIDAVDYCHNKGVYHRDLKPENLLLTSNGNLKISDFGLSALRKPGDLLTTKCGSPSYVAPELLVNEAYDGAAADVWSCGVILFEILAGRLPFDDSSLINLYKKISRAEYTFPQWFTECQKKLISGIFDPNPKTRLTIPEIIENEWFQKDYVPTCGNDSDEKIYLDDVNSAFDSIEENVMETKLPISSSFINAFQLIAMSNDLDLSGLFEEQGDKKQKIRFGSQHTINETIKKVEAAAMDASLSVARTNNFKIKMLAKQGMTRCCRSYVDMSAEVIEVAPTHCVVEISRSAGELGVYNKFCKSLTSQLTEESGDSSQIQASVVDHIESKSIQESKGLLPSAKSLMDSEGQCMHGKVNLHRPSPRWIMQDNVYVEK
- the LOC126792653 gene encoding CBL-interacting serine/threonine-protein kinase 21 isoform X3, producing MGFANSVGKYQLGRTIGEGTFAKVKLAFDSTNGKYVAIKILDKHMVMETKLMNQVQREIRTMKLLNHSNIVRIHEVIGTKTKIYIAMEYVSGGQLSDKLLYAKTLSEGEARKLFQQLIDAVDYCHNKGVYHRDLKPENLLLTSNGNLKISDFGLSALRKPGDLLTTKCGSPSYVAPELLVNEAYDGAAADVWSCGVILFEILAGRLPFDDSSLINLYKKISRAEYTFPQWFTECQKKLISGIFDPNPKTRLTIPEIIENEWFQKDYVPTCGNDSDEKIYLDDVNSAFDSIEENVMETKLPISSSFINAFQLIAMSNDLDLSGLFEEQGDKKQKIRFGSQHTINETIKKVEAAAMDASLSVARTNNFKIKMLAKQGMTRCCRSYVDMSAEVIEVAPTHCVVEISRSAGELGVYNKFCKSLTSQLTEESGDSSQIQASVVDHIESKSIQESKGENKSKIDDYRGYSYS
- the LOC126792653 gene encoding CBL-interacting serine/threonine-protein kinase 21 isoform X2, yielding MGFANSVGKYQLGRTIGEGTFAKVKLAFDSTNGKYVAIKILDKHMVMETKLMNQVQREIRTMKLLNHSNIVRIHEVIGTKTKIYIAMEYVSGGQLSDKLLYAKTLSEGEARKLFQQLIDAVDYCHNKGVYHRDLKPENLLLTSNGNLKISDFGLSALRKPGDLLTTKCGSPSYVAPELLVNEAYDGAAADVWSCGVILFEILAGRLPFDDSSLINLYKKISRAEYTFPQWFTECQKKLISGIFDPNPKTRLTIPEIIENEWFQKDYVPTCGNDSDEKIYLDDVNSAFDSIEENVMETKLPISSSFINAFQLIAMSNDLDLSGLFEEQGDKKQKIRFGSQHTINETIKKVEAAAMDASLSVARTNNFKIKMLAKQGMTRCCRSYVDMSAEVIEVAPTHCVVEISRSAGELGVYNKFCKSLTSQLTEESGDSSQIQASVVDHIESKSIQESKGSQENKSKIDDYRGYSYS